The Euphorbia lathyris chromosome 8, ddEupLath1.1, whole genome shotgun sequence genome has a window encoding:
- the LOC136203949 gene encoding protein LATERAL BRANCHING OXIDOREDUCTASE 1-like, protein MSKYVQDMSIDGDEPPPMYFTKEIIPSSLPLISLPLINLTLLSSSSKEGVQELQKLKQALSSWGCFQAVSHGVPTSFLDKVRQVTKQFFDLPTKEKQKYARAVNDFQGYGNDPILSDHQVHDWSDRLFLNLIPHNSKNLQLWPNNPIDFREVVDEYTEKMKVIAEVLLKAMARSLNVEEDCFLKQYGDEQVMAARFNYYPLCPKPDSILGVKAHSDGSAITILLQDIQVEALQILKDDQWYRVPVIPHAFLVNAGDQIQIMSNGIFKSPMHRVTTSSNKERISVVIFHLPNAEVEIEPVKALIDEETPQQYRKLKNYPAINFECFQSGKIPLDTVKF, encoded by the exons ATGTCCAAGTATGTACAAGACATGTCTATTGATGGAGATGAACCTCCACCTATGTATTTCACCAAAGAAATCATACCTTCTTCCCTTCCATTAATCTCACTTCCTCTCATCAATCTCACCCTACTCTCCTCATCTTCTAAGGAAGGTGTTCAAGAGCTTCAAAAACTTAAACAAGCTCTCAGTTCTTGGGGTTGCTTTCAGGCTGTAAGTCATGGAGTACCCACTTCATTCCTGGATAAAGTACGCCAAGTGACCAAACAATTCTTTGATCTTCCAACAAAGGAGAAACAAAAGTATGCTCGAGCAGTGAATGATTTTCAAGGATATGGAAATGACCCAATTCTTTCTGATCACCAAGTTCATGACTGGTCTGATCGGCTGTTCCTTAATCTAATCCCACATAATTCAAAAAACCTTCAACTTTGGCCTAACAATCCTATTGATTTCAG AGAAGTAGTAGATGAATATACAGAAAAAATGAAGGTTATAGCAGAAGTTCTACTTAAGGCAATGGCAAGATCATTGAATGTAGAAGAAGATTGTTTTTTGAAACAATATGGAGATGAACAAGTAATGGCAGCAAGGTTTAATTACTATCCATTATGTCCAAAACCAGATTCAATTTTAGGAGTAAAAGCTCATTCAGATGGATCAGCAATTACCATTCTTTTACAAGATATACAAGTTGAAGCTCTTCAAATTCTTAAAGATGATCAATGGTATAGAGTTCCCGTTATTCCTCATGCTTTCCTTGTCAATGCCGGCGATCAAATCCag ATAATGAGTAATGGAATATTCAAGAGCCCAATGCACAGAGTAACAACAAGTTCCAACAAGGAAAGAATATCAGTGGTAATATTTCATTTGCCCAATGCGGAAGTAGAGATTGAACCAGTAAAAGCTTTGATTGATGAAGAAACACCTCAACAATATAGGAAGCTCAAAAATTATCCTGCTATCAACTTTGAATGTTTCCAAAGTGGGAAGATACCTCTCGATACtgtcaaattttaa